Within Pseudomonas alloputida, the genomic segment AGGTGTTGTCGGTGGTGCTCACCGGCATGGGCGCCGATGGCCGCGAGGGCGCGCGCCTGCTCAAGCAGGGGGGCAGCACGGTGTGGGCCCAGGATGAAGCCAGCTGCGTGATTTATGGCATGCCCATGGCCATCGTCAAGGCGAACCTGGCGGATGCCGTGTACAGCCTCGACGAAATCGGCAAGCACCTGGTGGAGGCGTGCGTCTGATGGACGTCCTCAGCCTGATCGGTCTGATCCTGGCTTTCGTTGCCATTGTCGGTGGCAACTTCCTTGAAGGCGGTCATGTCGGTGCTCTGGTCAATGGCCCGGCGGCTCTGATCGTGCTGGGTGGCACCCTGGCGGCGGCGTTGTTGCAGTCGCCGCTAACGTCGTTCAAGCGCGCCTTGCAGATTTTGCGCTGGATCCTGTTTCCTCCGCGGGTCGACCTGGCGGGCGGCATCGACCGCGTGGTGAACTGGAGCCTGACCGCTCGCAAAGAAGGCCTGCTGGGCCTGGAAGGGGTAGCGGACAGCGAGCCCGACCCCTATGCGCGCAAGGGCCTGCAACTGCTGGTGGATGGCGCCGAGCCGGAAGCCATCCGCAGCATCCTTGAGGTCGACCTCCTTACCCAGGAGGGCCGTGACATCCAGGCAGCCAAGGTATTCGAAAGCATGGGCGGCTATGCGCCGACCATCGGCATCATCGGTGCGGTCATGGGCCTTATCCATGTGATGGGCAATCTGGCCGACCCGTCGCAACTGGGCAATGGCATTGCCGTGGCCTTTGTCGCCACCATTTACGGTGTGGCCAGTGCCAACCTTGTGCTATTGCCGGTCGCCAGCAAGCTCAAGGCCATCGTCATGCGCCAGTCGCGCTACCGCGAAATGCTGCTCGAAGGCCTGCTGTCGATTGCCGAAGGTGAAAACCCGCGCTCGATCGAGCTGAAGCTGCAAGGCTTCATGGAGTAACCCATGCGTCGCCGTCGTCATACCGAGGAACACGAAAACCACGAGCGCTGGCTGGTGTCGTACGCCGACTTCATCACGTTGCTGTTCGCCTTCTTCGTGGTGATGTATTCCATTTCCTCGATCAACGAGGGTAAGTACAAGGTTATTTCCCAGGCTTTGCTAGGGGTATTCAACGACCCCGAGCGCAGCATGAAGCCGATCCCGATTGGCGATGAGCAGCCGCTCAGCGTGCGCCCGGCCGAACCGCTGGTCAAAGACAGCGAGCAGACCGAAGCGGGCCTGGCGGCGACCAATGTCGACCCGTTGAAAACCATCAGCGATGACGTGCGCGATGCCTTCGGCGACCTGATCAACAGCGACCAGATGACCGTGCGCGGCAACGAGCTGTGGATCGAGATCGAGCTCAACTCTTCGCTGCTGTTTGGCAGTGGTGACGCGATGCCCAGTGACAAGGCGTTTGCGATCATCGAGAAGGTGGCCAGCATCCTCAAGCCGTTCGCCAACCCGGTGCACGTCGAAGGCTTCACTGACAACCTGCCAATCCGCACCGCGCAGTACCCTACCAACTGGGAGTTGTCCTCGGCGCGCGCGGCCAGCATCGTGCGGCTGCTGGCCATGGAGGGCGTCAACCCGGCACGCATGGCTTCGGTGGGCTATGGCGAGTACCAGCCGGTGGCCAGCAACGATACCGCCGAAGGGCGCGCACGCAACCGCCGGGTGGTGCTGGTGATTTCCCGTAACCTGGAAGTGCGCCGCAGCCTGACCGGCTCGGGCAGCGCCAATGCCACACCGGATGCCGCATTGCGCCGGGCTGGCACACAAAGTGCACCGGCAATACAAGCAACGGTAGCGAGGCCGTGATACGTCAATTCCCCGTCGCCGCTGTCCCCTGCAGGCGCGGGTTTACCCGCGAGCCGGGCGACGCGGTGTATGGCACCGGTTGCACCGGTGTTCGCGGGTAAACCCGCTCCTACATTGATTGCGCGAGCTTTCGAATTTTGAGCAAGGCAGTGTCCCTGCCAAATCAATAGATAGAGTTTGCTTGATGAGAGTCTGGGCAGTAGCCAATCAAAAAGGTGGTGTCGGCAAGACCACCACTACCATTGCCCTGGCCGGCCTGCTGGCCGAGGCCGGCAAGCGCGTGGTCGTCGTCGACCTCGACCCGCACGGCTCGATGACCAGCTACTTCGGGCACAACCCGGATGCCCTGGAGCACAGCTGCTACGACCTGTTCCTGCACAAGGGCACGGTGCCCGAAGGCTTGCCCGGGCAACTGCTGCTGCCCACCAGCGATGAGCGCATTTCGCTGTTGCCGTCGAGTACCGCCCTGGCGGTGCTGGAGCGCCAGTCGCCAGGGCAGAATGGCCTGGGCCTGGTAATCGCCAAGAGTCTGGCGCAGCTGTGGCAGGATTTCGACTATGCCCTGATCGACAGCCCACCCTTGCTGGGTGTGCTGATGGTCAATGCCCTGGCCGCCAGCCAGCAGCTGGTGATCCCGGTGCAAACCGAATTCCTTGCGGTGAAGGGCCTGGAACGCATGGTCGGCACCTTGGCCATGGTCAACCGTTCGCGCAAGCAGGCGCTGCCGTACCAGATCGTACCGACCCTGTTCGACCGTCGTACCCAGGCGTCGCTGGGCACCCTCAAGCTGCTGCGTGACACCTACGGGCAGCATGTATGGCAGGGCTACATTCCGGTGGATACGCGCCTGCGCGATGCCAGTCGCAAGGGCGTCACGCCTTCGCAGTTCGACAGCAAGAGCCGTGGGTTGATCGCCTACAGGGCGCTGCTCAAGCACCTGCTCACCTACAAGAACGCAGTGCAGGTAGCCTGATGACTCAAACCCGGCAAACCAGCACCCGGCCCCAGATGGCCCTGCAATCGTACCTGGACGGCCTGCTGCAGGAGGCCACCGAGGCCAAAGACCTGAGCGAGCAGCCGGCAGTGGCGGACGAGTTCGCCGAGGCGGTGCGCGAGGAGCAGGCACGCGATGCCCGACAGCCAGCCCGGCCTGAGCCCGCCGAAGCCGCCGCCGCCAGCTTTGCCCCGCGGCCGTTCGCCGAACCCCGGCTGGCGGTACTGCCCAGCGTGATGCCGGTGGAAGCCCCGGTGGTGACGGTGGTCGAGCAGGAGGTCGTGGCCGAAGCCAGCATCCCGGTACTGGTCGAAGAACAAACCGTGGAACCGGCTGTGCCGCTGGTCGATGTGCATCTGCCGGCACCCAACCTGCCCGTACCCCCGGCCACTGTCGATGGTCGTCCGGTGTGGGCGGCCGAGCCGTTCGAATGCCTGCTGTTCGACGTTGCCGGCCTGACCCTGGCGGTGCCGTTGGTGTGCCTGGGCTCGATCTACACCCTGGCTGGCCAGGAGCTGACGCCACTGTTCGGCCAGCCCGACTGGTTCCTCGGCATCCTGACCTGCCAGGCCGGCAACCTGAAGGTGCTGGACACTGCGCGTTGGGTAATGCCCGACCGCTACCGCGATGATTTTCGCCAGGGCCTGCAATACGTGATTTCGGTGCAGGGCTATGAATGGGGGCTGGCGGTGCATCAGGTCAGCCGCTCGCTGCGCCTGGACCCGTCGGAGATCAAGTGGCGCAGCCAGCGTGGCCAGCGCCCGTGGCTGGCCGGCACCGTAATCGAACACATGTGCGCACTGCTCGACGTCGCCGCACTGGCCGAGCTGATCGCCAGCGGTGCGGTCAAGCAGATGCACGCCAAACAGAAATGACACAGAACATACCGCCAACGGCGGATTTTGAGGGTAGGGGAATGAAAAAGTCGTCTGCACAAGGTTCCGAAGATCCGATCCTGCAGTGGGTTACCTTCCGTCTGGACAACGAGTCCTACGGCATCAATGTGATGCAGGTGCAGGAAGTCCTGCGCTACACCGAGATTGCCCCGGTACCGGGTGCGCCGAGCTACGTGCTGGGCATCATCAACTTGCGCGGCAACGTGGTGACGGTGATCGACACGCGTCAGCGTTTTGGCCTGATGCCGACCGAAGTGACCGACAACACCCGTATCGTCATCATCGAAGCCGACAAGCAAGTGGTCGGCATTCTGGTCGACAGCGTGGCCGAAGTGGTTTACCTGCGCCAGTCCGAAATCGAAACCGCGCCGAACGTGGGTAACGAAGAGTCGGCCAAGTTCATTCAAGGCGTGTGCAACAAGAATGGCGAACTGCTGATCCTGGTCGAACTGGACAAGATGATGACCGAGGAAGAGTGGTCCGAGCTGGAGAACATCTGAGTTGATCCTAGAGGTTGCTGTCATCTTCCTGGCGCTGGGCTGGGCGCTGAGCCTGTGGTTTTTCCTCAACTACAGCAAGCGCCAGCGCGAGCTGGCTGCGCAGCAGGCCGAGGGCGATGCGCTGCGTGACCAGCGCATCAAGGACTTGGCCAAGCGTCTGGATGACTACCAGAACGGCACGGTGCGCATGGGTGAGGCCATCCATGAGCTGCGTGCGGCGGTGGCCACCCTGCCGGACCGGCTGGAACGCCTCGAGCAGCGCGACCCCAGCAACGTAACTTTCAGCCAGGCGGCCAAGCTGGTGGGGATGGGGGCGAGTATCGATGAGTTGACCCAGAGCTGCGGCCTGACCCAGGCCGAGGCGGAGTTGATGAGCAAGGTGTACCGGGCTCCTTGACGGGGTACCCTCGGCAGCAGGTTCGTCGCCTGGGAAATCGAGCGGCGCCCCATGCTCCGCTCGATCTGAAAGGTGTCGCCAGGCTCGTTCAGTACCCGCTGTTCATTTCAATTGCGAACCCAGGAGTGATTGCCGCCCACGCCGGCGAACCGGTTCAGGGGCAGCAGTTGCTTCAGGGCTGTATTGGCTTGCGAAGGGTTGATGAATGGATAGGTGTTGACGCGTGGCATGGTGTGCAGGTTGATGATCTGGCGCAGGGTCCGCAACCCGGGTAGATGGCGATCGACCACTTCAGTGAGCAGTGCCGGCCCGGTGAGGTAGCTGAGCGTGTTGGCATAGCGGTAGAAACCGCTCGGGTCCTGTTCCAGGCTCGGTCGGCTTTCGTAGAAGTCTGCATGGGTCTGGAAACGTGCGAGCATTTCATCGGAGATCGCATCCAGCAGTGGGTTGCCTGGGTGGCTACCAATGAGGCTGGTGTTGTACAGGCAATTCATGCTCATTTTCTCGTTGGACATCGGCGGTGGCAGCAGCAGCCCATCGGGTGGGGTGCGCAGCTCGACCTGATCGATCGTTTCGCCCTTGCCGTCCGGCAGCAGGAAGTCGTCCACGTCCATGTACAGCCCACCCTCATGGTGCAGCATCCGGTAGCGCAGCACATCGGTCGCAGACGCGTAATTGGTGGCGATGCCACCGTTGCCATCCAGCGCTGCCTCGTACTGCGCGTAATAGCGGCTCTGGCAGAAGGCCCGGAAGAAGCCTTGCTCTTCAAGCGGCAATACCTGCAGCCCTGGGGCCCGGGCTGCCAATAGCCTTGCGTTCTGTTCGTAAGCGGTAGGCGAAGCCTTCGACAGAAACAGGCGCATGCTGTATTCACTGTCGCTCAGGCGCGCGGCGTTGGCGGCAAGGTTGGCCAGCAATGGCTCGCTAATGACTTTGTCGCCGACCCAGAGGCTGGAGATAAGTTTGGGGATGGGGGCGCTGTCCGGGGCCGGTGTCGGAATGGTGACTGGCAGTGGCAGGTCGACACCCAGCGCGCGCAAGGTG encodes:
- a CDS encoding flagellar motor protein, whose product is MDVLSLIGLILAFVAIVGGNFLEGGHVGALVNGPAALIVLGGTLAAALLQSPLTSFKRALQILRWILFPPRVDLAGGIDRVVNWSLTARKEGLLGLEGVADSEPDPYARKGLQLLVDGAEPEAIRSILEVDLLTQEGRDIQAAKVFESMGGYAPTIGIIGAVMGLIHVMGNLADPSQLGNGIAVAFVATIYGVASANLVLLPVASKLKAIVMRQSRYREMLLEGLLSIAEGENPRSIELKLQGFME
- the motD gene encoding flagellar motor protein MotD produces the protein MRRRRHTEEHENHERWLVSYADFITLLFAFFVVMYSISSINEGKYKVISQALLGVFNDPERSMKPIPIGDEQPLSVRPAEPLVKDSEQTEAGLAATNVDPLKTISDDVRDAFGDLINSDQMTVRGNELWIEIELNSSLLFGSGDAMPSDKAFAIIEKVASILKPFANPVHVEGFTDNLPIRTAQYPTNWELSSARAASIVRLLAMEGVNPARMASVGYGEYQPVASNDTAEGRARNRRVVLVISRNLEVRRSLTGSGSANATPDAALRRAGTQSAPAIQATVARP
- a CDS encoding ParA family protein, producing MRVWAVANQKGGVGKTTTTIALAGLLAEAGKRVVVVDLDPHGSMTSYFGHNPDALEHSCYDLFLHKGTVPEGLPGQLLLPTSDERISLLPSSTALAVLERQSPGQNGLGLVIAKSLAQLWQDFDYALIDSPPLLGVLMVNALAASQQLVIPVQTEFLAVKGLERMVGTLAMVNRSRKQALPYQIVPTLFDRRTQASLGTLKLLRDTYGQHVWQGYIPVDTRLRDASRKGVTPSQFDSKSRGLIAYRALLKHLLTYKNAVQVA
- a CDS encoding CheW domain-containing protein, encoding MTQTRQTSTRPQMALQSYLDGLLQEATEAKDLSEQPAVADEFAEAVREEQARDARQPARPEPAEAAAASFAPRPFAEPRLAVLPSVMPVEAPVVTVVEQEVVAEASIPVLVEEQTVEPAVPLVDVHLPAPNLPVPPATVDGRPVWAAEPFECLLFDVAGLTLAVPLVCLGSIYTLAGQELTPLFGQPDWFLGILTCQAGNLKVLDTARWVMPDRYRDDFRQGLQYVISVQGYEWGLAVHQVSRSLRLDPSEIKWRSQRGQRPWLAGTVIEHMCALLDVAALAELIASGAVKQMHAKQK
- a CDS encoding chemotaxis protein CheW, giving the protein MKKSSAQGSEDPILQWVTFRLDNESYGINVMQVQEVLRYTEIAPVPGAPSYVLGIINLRGNVVTVIDTRQRFGLMPTEVTDNTRIVIIEADKQVVGILVDSVAEVVYLRQSEIETAPNVGNEESAKFIQGVCNKNGELLILVELDKMMTEEEWSELENI
- a CDS encoding DUF2802 domain-containing protein, encoding MILEVAVIFLALGWALSLWFFLNYSKRQRELAAQQAEGDALRDQRIKDLAKRLDDYQNGTVRMGEAIHELRAAVATLPDRLERLEQRDPSNVTFSQAAKLVGMGASIDELTQSCGLTQAEAELMSKVYRAP